Proteins encoded within one genomic window of Halodesulfurarchaeum formicicum:
- a CDS encoding type II secretion system F family protein, with the protein MLELLPLGLIAVLLLGVALVPVSSRLDRMVTRVALAIFGEFVGERRSVNTRQVGLLEAAHRPATYRAYAAKTFLYATIAALVGSVVGVYGFLGTRSVLVALGLPSLLPWLSGLLQTPPAEMGIVGLFGLLLGSSGTVGVIGAFGTYRLRWYLPQYEAGERARRIDSTLKRNVAFLFALSRSGMPFTQVLRTLSDHATVYGETAREFAVTVKDIDLLGADLITGVERTSRRTPSDELSEFTENLASVLRSGGSLTGFLQEQYEYFREEESAQQERFIELLGVLAEAYVTVFVAGMLFLITILVVVGLLLGGTLTFLHALVYLVLGLANIGFIVYLDTITEDLVDADADDSSAATELQFPDVPVASTTGSADETETKNRDRLAIARQLRPILSSLMNPRRLLTERPAAILWVTVPIGLLWVLGGWWPALSTGTLTPSALDDPLIRATLFVTGTYAITYEIGHRRVKRIEAAIPDFLDRLAATNEAGMSLVESFGRVARSDLGALSTEMQRTWADVQTGAPMARALRRFQARVKTPAITRVVTLTTNAMGATNDVGPVLRIAADEAKSARRLERDRHNELLTYVVVIYVAFFVFLGIVLALDQVFIPSIPTGLETGGAAGGVGFGGSLGELTPAKKEAYGLVFFHAGIIQGYVSGFVAGQMSDGRLAAGAKHATAMLAIAYVVFLVFV; encoded by the coding sequence GTGCTGGAACTGCTTCCGCTGGGACTGATCGCGGTGTTGCTGCTGGGGGTCGCGCTGGTCCCGGTTTCGTCCCGACTCGACCGAATGGTCACGCGAGTCGCCCTGGCCATCTTCGGTGAGTTCGTTGGGGAGCGTCGGTCCGTGAACACCCGGCAGGTCGGGCTCCTCGAAGCCGCTCACCGCCCCGCGACCTATCGGGCCTACGCGGCCAAGACGTTCCTCTATGCGACAATCGCGGCACTGGTCGGGAGCGTGGTTGGTGTCTATGGGTTTCTGGGCACCCGGTCGGTCCTCGTCGCTCTCGGGCTCCCCTCGCTGCTTCCCTGGTTGTCCGGCCTGCTTCAGACGCCGCCCGCCGAAATGGGGATTGTCGGGCTCTTTGGGCTCCTTCTGGGAAGCAGTGGAACTGTCGGGGTGATCGGGGCCTTTGGCACCTACCGACTTCGGTGGTATCTCCCCCAGTACGAGGCCGGTGAGCGTGCCCGACGGATCGACTCGACACTGAAGCGAAACGTGGCCTTCCTCTTTGCACTTTCCCGGAGCGGGATGCCGTTCACTCAGGTTCTCCGGACCTTGAGTGATCATGCCACGGTCTACGGCGAGACCGCCCGGGAGTTTGCGGTGACGGTCAAGGACATTGATCTCCTCGGTGCGGACCTCATCACCGGCGTCGAGCGGACCAGCAGGCGAACTCCGAGCGACGAGCTCTCCGAGTTCACCGAGAACCTGGCGAGCGTACTCCGGAGTGGCGGCTCGCTGACGGGGTTTCTCCAGGAGCAGTACGAGTACTTCCGCGAGGAGGAGTCCGCCCAGCAGGAACGGTTCATCGAACTGCTAGGCGTGCTCGCCGAGGCGTACGTGACCGTGTTCGTCGCCGGGATGCTCTTTCTCATCACCATTCTGGTCGTGGTCGGCCTGCTCCTGGGTGGGACACTGACCTTCCTCCACGCGCTGGTCTATCTCGTTTTGGGACTGGCGAATATCGGCTTTATCGTCTATCTGGATACTATCACGGAGGACCTCGTGGATGCGGACGCGGATGATTCCAGTGCGGCCACCGAACTGCAATTCCCGGACGTGCCAGTGGCGTCCACGACGGGCTCAGCCGACGAGACCGAGACGAAAAACCGCGATCGGCTCGCGATCGCCCGACAGCTCAGACCGATCCTCAGTTCGCTTATGAATCCCCGTCGTCTCTTGACCGAGCGCCCGGCGGCGATTCTCTGGGTAACCGTTCCGATCGGTCTCCTCTGGGTCCTCGGCGGCTGGTGGCCGGCACTCTCGACTGGAACGCTCACACCGAGTGCGCTCGATGACCCGTTGATTCGGGCCACGCTGTTCGTAACCGGCACCTACGCGATCACCTACGAGATCGGTCACCGACGAGTCAAACGGATCGAGGCCGCGATCCCGGACTTCCTCGATCGGCTTGCGGCGACGAACGAGGCGGGGATGTCGCTGGTCGAGAGTTTCGGTCGGGTCGCCCGGTCCGATCTGGGTGCGCTGTCGACGGAGATGCAACGAACCTGGGCCGACGTGCAGACCGGCGCTCCAATGGCGCGGGCCCTCCGTCGCTTTCAGGCGCGGGTCAAGACTCCGGCGATAACCAGGGTCGTGACCCTCACCACGAACGCGATGGGTGCGACGAACGACGTCGGTCCAGTCTTGCGAATCGCCGCCGACGAGGCGAAGTCGGCTCGGCGGCTAGAACGGGATCGTCACAACGAATTGCTGACCTACGTGGTCGTCATCTACGTCGCCTTTTTCGTCTTCCTGGGGATCGTCCTCGCCCTGGATCAGGTGTTCATCCCCAGTATCCCGACGGGACTTGAGACCGGTGGCGCGGCCGGCGGCGTCGGTTTCGGTGGCAGCCTGGGAGAGCTAACGCCCGCGAAAAAAGAGGCCTACGGGCTGGTCTTCTTCCACGCCGGGATCATCCAGGGGTACGTCTCCGGCTTCGTGGCCGGACAGATGAGCGACGGCCGCCTCGCGGCAGGCGCCAAACACGCGACGGCGATGCTCGCCATCGCCTACGTGGTTTTCCTGGTGTTCGTATGA
- a CDS encoding class I SAM-dependent methyltransferase → MTEESPPIREVYDRIGPHFSKTRQYPWTDVTDFLDTVSGTVGLDVGCGNGRHTEAMASVVESPIGVDLSRSLLEEARSRVTESGIEATFLQGTATILPLSDSTVDVAVYIAAIHHLRDRDARIESLDELARVLRPDGVGLVSSWCTAHDRFDRETGFDTTIDWTLPDGEIVPRYYHIYDREEFVADIRASGLELEREWVSKGNCYARVGGSR, encoded by the coding sequence ATGACCGAAGAGTCCCCGCCGATCCGGGAGGTCTACGACCGCATCGGGCCCCACTTCTCGAAGACGCGCCAGTATCCTTGGACCGACGTGACGGACTTTCTGGACACCGTCTCGGGAACTGTGGGTTTAGATGTGGGCTGTGGCAACGGCCGCCATACGGAGGCCATGGCGTCGGTAGTCGAGTCCCCGATCGGTGTTGATTTGAGCCGCTCGCTCCTCGAAGAAGCCCGGTCGCGTGTCACCGAGTCGGGGATCGAGGCAACCTTTCTCCAGGGGACGGCGACGATCCTGCCTCTCAGTGACTCGACGGTCGACGTGGCTGTCTACATCGCGGCCATCCATCATCTCCGGGATCGGGACGCCCGTATCGAGAGCCTGGACGAGTTAGCACGGGTACTTCGACCGGATGGCGTCGGCCTGGTCAGCAGTTGGTGTACGGCCCACGATCGTTTCGACCGGGAGACGGGCTTCGATACGACTATCGACTGGACGCTGCCCGACGGCGAGATCGTTCCACGATACTATCACATCTACGACCGCGAGGAGTTCGTGGCGGATATCCGGGCCAGTGGCCTCGAATTGGAGCGTGAGTGGGTTTCGAAGGGGAATTGCTATGCCCGGGTTGGGGGATCCAGATGA
- a CDS encoding HD domain-containing protein has product MSNGTLPYDPEADHSFPDERLNEILEAVLGDPEVRAYLEAQNVNPVTRKGYNDHGEKHIEIVRNRALRLYELLKRADVPFNGATDQGLQEADEPVIVALAATLHDIGHVVHRDDHTYYSIIIAADLLDRLLEPYYDIGERVRMKGEILHAILCHHSAEEPLTTEAGVIRVADALDMERGRSRIPYERGGRGINTISSQAIDRVELLEGDTKPVLVEITMRNAAGVYQVDGLLKNKLEGSGLEELVRIVAVNTTGGDDRLVERIEL; this is encoded by the coding sequence ATGAGCAACGGGACATTGCCGTACGATCCCGAGGCCGATCACTCGTTTCCAGACGAGCGACTCAACGAGATCCTGGAAGCCGTCCTCGGGGATCCCGAGGTCCGGGCCTACCTCGAAGCACAGAACGTCAACCCGGTCACGCGGAAGGGCTACAACGACCACGGGGAGAAACACATCGAGATCGTCCGGAACCGGGCGCTTCGGCTCTACGAGCTACTCAAGCGAGCCGACGTCCCGTTCAACGGGGCGACTGACCAGGGCCTCCAGGAGGCCGACGAACCTGTCATCGTCGCGCTCGCCGCGACGCTCCACGACATCGGGCACGTCGTCCACCGGGACGATCACACCTACTACTCGATTATCATCGCCGCGGACCTCCTCGATCGGCTCCTCGAGCCGTATTACGACATCGGCGAGCGAGTCCGAATGAAAGGCGAGATCCTCCATGCGATCCTCTGTCACCACTCCGCAGAGGAGCCCCTGACGACCGAGGCGGGGGTGATCCGCGTCGCGGACGCGTTGGACATGGAGCGCGGTCGCTCACGCATCCCCTACGAACGGGGTGGGCGCGGGATCAACACCATCTCCAGCCAGGCCATCGACCGGGTCGAACTCCTGGAAGGAGACACCAAGCCGGTGCTGGTCGAGATCACGATGCGAAACGCGGCCGGCGTCTACCAGGTCGACGGACTGCTCAAGAACAAATTGGAGGGATCGGGGCTGGAGGAACTGGTCAGGATCGTCGCGGTGAACACCACTGGCGGCGACGATCGCCTCGTCGAACGAATCGAACTGTAG
- a CDS encoding Sec-independent protein translocase subunit TatA/TatB: MTIEVLPAFGLPAGGMELAIILLIAVLLFGANKIPKLARSTGQAMGEFQRGREEIEQELEEIKEGPEESDRAVAESESESESERTEE, from the coding sequence ATGACAATCGAGGTGCTACCCGCATTCGGGCTCCCAGCAGGCGGGATGGAGCTGGCCATCATTCTGTTGATTGCCGTCCTCCTGTTCGGGGCGAACAAAATCCCCAAGCTGGCCCGGTCGACGGGACAGGCCATGGGTGAATTCCAGCGCGGTCGCGAAGAGATCGAACAGGAACTCGAAGAGATCAAAGAAGGCCCCGAGGAGTCCGACCGGGCCGTCGCGGAGAGCGAATCCGAGTCCGAGTCAGAGCGGACCGAAGAGTAA
- a CDS encoding cytochrome ubiquinol oxidase subunit I, with translation MLDPVILSRLQFAWTTAIHIIFPAISMGLAPFLVYFTWKEIRGAGEPWVSLRRFWVKIFALTFVIGTVTGIVLEFEFGTNFAAYASAVGGIFGGPLATEGLMAFMLESTFLGILLFGRERVSDRLYFLSAFLVALGSWLSAVWILIANSWMHLPRGYEMGTRAGQEVAVIVDPIAAYLNPRFFFMFTHMQASAVLAAALFMAGIAMYKLTTTETRRQFWKTSLKLAIVAMLLTAPFMAIQGDSYGRHVYETQPQKFAAMEAVYETDSNVPEYLFAIPTSLEGFTDPSARDLFAIGIPGGASFLASGGDPGATIQGLDDMESLQGVEGEPPVAIVFWSFRAMVGLGMWFILLSLWAGFRWYQGRLLKDKYLSGALMLSIPLGLLAIEFGWMVTEVGRQPWAIQEVLTVAEGVSQNLTGGEALLTLLGFVGAYTALLAIWAYLVRRLVIRGPKESTEEVVAE, from the coding sequence ATGTTAGACCCCGTAATCCTGAGCCGTCTCCAGTTCGCGTGGACGACGGCCATACACATCATTTTCCCCGCGATCTCGATGGGCCTGGCCCCCTTCCTGGTGTATTTCACCTGGAAGGAGATCCGCGGGGCGGGCGAACCGTGGGTGTCGTTGCGACGGTTCTGGGTGAAGATATTCGCCCTGACCTTCGTCATCGGCACCGTGACTGGCATCGTTCTCGAATTCGAGTTCGGGACGAATTTCGCGGCCTATGCCTCTGCCGTGGGTGGCATCTTCGGCGGGCCGCTGGCGACCGAGGGCCTGATGGCGTTCATGCTCGAATCGACGTTCCTCGGTATTCTGCTCTTCGGGCGTGAGCGGGTGAGCGATCGGCTCTACTTCCTTTCCGCGTTCCTGGTCGCGCTTGGCTCCTGGCTCTCTGCTGTCTGGATTCTGATCGCGAACTCCTGGATGCACCTCCCTCGTGGCTACGAGATGGGGACCCGTGCCGGCCAGGAGGTCGCGGTGATCGTCGACCCGATCGCGGCCTATCTCAACCCACGATTCTTCTTCATGTTCACGCATATGCAGGCCTCGGCCGTGCTCGCCGCCGCGCTCTTCATGGCCGGGATCGCGATGTACAAGCTCACGACGACCGAAACGCGGCGTCAGTTCTGGAAGACGAGTCTGAAACTCGCCATCGTCGCGATGCTCCTGACCGCGCCGTTCATGGCGATTCAGGGCGACTCCTACGGTCGGCACGTCTACGAGACCCAGCCCCAGAAGTTCGCGGCGATGGAGGCGGTCTACGAGACCGATTCTAACGTGCCGGAGTACCTCTTTGCGATTCCGACCAGTCTCGAAGGGTTCACCGACCCGAGTGCCCGGGATCTCTTCGCGATCGGAATCCCAGGCGGTGCGTCCTTCCTCGCGAGCGGGGGTGATCCTGGTGCCACCATCCAAGGCTTGGACGACATGGAGAGCCTGCAGGGTGTCGAAGGTGAACCGCCGGTCGCCATCGTCTTCTGGTCCTTCCGCGCGATGGTCGGATTGGGGATGTGGTTCATCCTCCTCTCGCTCTGGGCCGGGTTCCGGTGGTACCAGGGACGGCTTCTCAAAGACAAGTATCTGAGCGGCGCGCTCATGCTGTCCATCCCGCTTGGTCTGTTGGCGATCGAATTCGGGTGGATGGTCACCGAGGTGGGCCGTCAGCCCTGGGCTATTCAGGAGGTCCTCACGGTCGCCGAGGGCGTCTCCCAGAATCTGACCGGTGGCGAGGCACTCCTGACGCTGCTTGGCTTCGTGGGGGCCTACACGGCCCTCCTGGCCATCTGGGCGTATCTCGTCCGCCGGCTGGTGATCCGTGGGCCGAAAGAATCGACCGAGGAGGTGGTCGCTGAATGA
- a CDS encoding cytochrome d ubiquinol oxidase subunit II — protein MMPLQAGPSWFGIPLIELWFVALFLTLAMFLWLDGTNFGMGVLYGLVDDHETKETILTALAPLWDGAEVWLVVFGGALFAVFPDVYGGLFSGYYLLMFAILGALIIRGVSPEFLEQREDAGWRRLWSSTFILGSTLAPFFLGMFAANWLVGASGIISVPGIVVGLALVAISTAQGAGFLGMKTAAGLDETVTRYGLLSQVAYLVLAVVTVGYLYVAVEGMAAKVVHPVVLALVAITAILGIAYLWLLRDGQYRPAFLAAGIQLFGLVALVAVLLFPVIYPVTGLTVFEAAVSTLQLKMMTVVLAIFLPLVLLYFAVLYSAFAGPVQAGEGY, from the coding sequence ATGATGCCCCTGCAAGCTGGCCCGAGCTGGTTCGGGATTCCACTAATCGAGCTCTGGTTCGTGGCCCTGTTCCTGACACTGGCCATGTTCCTCTGGCTCGACGGGACGAACTTCGGGATGGGTGTGCTCTACGGGCTGGTGGACGACCACGAGACCAAAGAGACGATCCTGACCGCGCTGGCCCCTCTCTGGGACGGAGCCGAAGTCTGGCTCGTTGTCTTCGGTGGGGCGCTCTTTGCCGTCTTCCCGGACGTCTACGGCGGCCTGTTCAGCGGCTACTACCTGTTGATGTTCGCCATCCTCGGCGCGCTCATCATCCGGGGGGTCTCTCCCGAATTCCTGGAGCAACGCGAGGACGCTGGCTGGCGACGGCTCTGGAGTAGCACGTTCATTCTCGGGAGCACGCTCGCCCCGTTCTTCCTGGGGATGTTCGCCGCTAACTGGCTCGTGGGCGCATCCGGGATCATTTCGGTCCCGGGTATCGTGGTCGGTCTCGCGCTGGTCGCCATCTCGACTGCCCAGGGGGCCGGTTTCCTGGGCATGAAGACGGCGGCCGGCCTCGACGAGACCGTCACCCGGTACGGGCTGCTCTCCCAGGTCGCTTACCTCGTGCTCGCGGTGGTCACGGTCGGCTATCTTTACGTGGCCGTCGAGGGCATGGCGGCGAAAGTAGTCCACCCGGTTGTGCTCGCGCTCGTGGCGATCACGGCGATTCTCGGGATTGCATACCTCTGGCTGCTTCGGGACGGTCAGTACCGACCCGCTTTCCTTGCAGCCGGAATACAGCTCTTCGGGCTTGTGGCCCTCGTCGCCGTCCTCCTCTTCCCGGTCATCTACCCGGTGACCGGGCTGACGGTGTTCGAAGCCGCCGTCTCGACCCTGCAACTGAAGATGATGACCGTGGTCCTGGCCATCTTCCTCCCGCTCGTGCTGCTCTACTTTGCGGTCCTTTACAGTGCCTTTGCCGGACCGGTGCAGGCGGGTGAGGGCTACTAA
- a CDS encoding HAD family hydrolase — translation MHVVFDMDGVLLDSQAELGWLDRALDETLQAFDIEPTPERRELLYPPNLRNFEQAAKDLGVPPAELWPVRHRHYVQEKERALKTGQIVPFPDIQQVHTLAQEHPVSIISNSPESIVETFVAVADLDAVVAHWIGRGDDLETIERMKPDPAFYEDLVDRAGPDEYVYVGDTSSDALFAQRTGMDFVHLDRSGGQVSSLAGAIELIRGGN, via the coding sequence ATGCACGTCGTCTTCGATATGGATGGCGTCTTGCTCGATTCACAGGCTGAACTGGGGTGGCTCGACCGCGCTCTGGACGAGACCCTGCAGGCCTTCGACATCGAGCCGACGCCGGAGCGCCGAGAACTGCTTTATCCCCCAAATCTCCGGAATTTCGAGCAGGCTGCTAAGGACCTTGGCGTTCCGCCCGCGGAGCTCTGGCCGGTCCGCCATCGACACTACGTGCAAGAGAAAGAGCGAGCGTTGAAGACCGGGCAAATCGTCCCGTTTCCGGATATCCAGCAGGTCCACACGTTAGCCCAGGAGCATCCGGTTTCGATCATCAGCAACTCGCCGGAGTCGATCGTCGAGACGTTCGTGGCGGTAGCCGATCTCGACGCCGTGGTGGCCCACTGGATCGGCCGGGGGGACGATCTGGAAACGATCGAACGGATGAAGCCCGATCCCGCGTTCTACGAGGACCTCGTCGATCGGGCTGGCCCTGACGAGTACGTTTACGTCGGCGATACGTCCTCGGATGCGCTTTTCGCGCAGCGGACCGGAATGGATTTCGTTCATCTGGACCGCTCTGGCGGACAGGTGTCTTCCCTGGCCGGAGCGATCGAGCTGATCCGTGGGGGTAATTGA
- a CDS encoding CBS domain-containing protein, translated as MSVRDLMTTDLVTVPLGATLEAAVGEMLGNRVGSVLVTDGERPVGIITETDVLAAGSGTERPFGDIPVSRAMSPNLVTIGPEKRPQDALEKMQNYGIKKVVVTEDEELLGIVTTTDLVRHQSDLVEEVTDIDRTQSYPSL; from the coding sequence ATGTCTGTCAGGGATCTCATGACGACGGACCTGGTGACGGTGCCACTCGGAGCGACCCTCGAAGCGGCCGTGGGCGAAATGCTCGGAAACCGGGTTGGAAGCGTGCTCGTTACGGACGGTGAACGGCCGGTGGGCATCATCACCGAAACGGACGTTCTGGCTGCTGGCAGCGGAACCGAACGTCCCTTCGGAGACATTCCCGTCTCCCGGGCGATGAGCCCGAATCTGGTGACGATCGGTCCCGAGAAGCGCCCACAGGACGCCCTGGAGAAAATGCAGAACTACGGCATCAAGAAGGTCGTCGTGACCGAGGACGAGGAGCTACTCGGGATCGTCACAACGACGGATCTGGTTCGCCATCAGAGTGACCTGGTCGAGGAAGTGACCGACATCGACCGGACCCAGTCCTATCCGAGTCTCTAA
- a CDS encoding FAD-dependent oxidoreductase — protein MTDVIVVGGGPAGLGAALYTAKNGLETTVFDTDGTWMHKAHLFNYLGIESVDGTEFMDRSREQVEDFGADLREEEVITAEETDDGFAVETDAGEYEADYLVLATGTDRSLAKELGCKLTDRAVVDVDVTMETSVENVYATGAMGRVEEWQAQIAAGDGVAAALNILSTEEGEKFHDFDTPEDAA, from the coding sequence ATGACAGACGTTATCGTCGTCGGCGGCGGCCCTGCCGGCCTCGGGGCAGCACTCTACACCGCGAAAAACGGCCTGGAAACCACGGTCTTTGACACCGATGGGACCTGGATGCACAAGGCCCACCTCTTCAACTACCTCGGGATCGAGAGCGTGGATGGCACCGAGTTCATGGACCGATCCCGCGAACAGGTTGAGGACTTCGGCGCCGACCTCCGCGAAGAGGAGGTAATCACAGCCGAAGAAACCGACGACGGGTTCGCCGTCGAGACCGACGCTGGCGAGTACGAAGCCGACTATCTGGTGCTCGCGACTGGCACGGACCGAAGCCTCGCGAAGGAGTTAGGCTGTAAGTTGACCGACAGGGCAGTCGTCGACGTCGACGTGACCATGGAGACGAGCGTCGAGAACGTCTACGCGACAGGGGCGATGGGCCGAGTCGAGGAGTGGCAGGCCCAGATCGCGGCCGGTGACGGCGTGGCCGCTGCGCTGAACATCCTTTCAACCGAGGAAGGCGAGAAGTTCCACGACTTCGACACGCCCGAAGACGCGGCCTGA
- a CDS encoding SRPBCC family protein, protein MAIFTRRSTVDAPLETVWAFHSTIDGLLELTPAVANLQVEAIRVPDGGDVLREGSEIDLSVGPIPGGPRQRFTSVIVAREELADEAYFVDEMETGPMATWRHTHRFRRVGDRTQLIDHVEYESGYGDLVDRALQPGFALAFAYRHRKTREKLDGDET, encoded by the coding sequence ATGGCAATCTTCACCCGTCGGAGTACCGTCGATGCGCCCCTCGAAACAGTGTGGGCGTTTCACTCCACGATCGACGGCCTGCTCGAACTCACACCAGCAGTGGCCAACCTCCAGGTCGAAGCGATTCGTGTGCCGGACGGGGGCGACGTGCTACGCGAGGGCTCAGAGATCGACCTCTCGGTGGGGCCCATTCCGGGCGGCCCGCGCCAACGCTTTACCTCGGTCATCGTGGCGCGTGAGGAACTGGCAGACGAGGCGTACTTCGTCGACGAGATGGAGACGGGACCGATGGCGACCTGGCGGCACACCCATCGGTTCCGCAGGGTGGGAGATCGGACCCAACTCATCGACCACGTCGAGTACGAAAGTGGCTACGGCGACCTCGTGGATCGAGCCCTCCAGCCCGGGTTCGCGCTGGCGTTTGCCTATCGCCACCGAAAAACCCGCGAGAAACTCGACGGGGACGAGACTTAA
- a CDS encoding Rrf2 family transcriptional regulator — MSSIELTASQKTILRALVDRYRQEETAIKGETIAEEVDRNPGTIRNQMQSLKALQLVEGVPGPKGGYRPTTNAFEALEIEQIDSPAAVPVRRNGDPVEDVNVQNIDLTTVFNPDLCRAEIEVRGSIKDFHEGDSVAVGPTPISKLRVDGTVDAKDEAKNVVILKIEDMIAPAEDPAH, encoded by the coding sequence ATGTCCTCTATCGAACTGACCGCGAGTCAAAAGACGATTCTCCGGGCACTCGTCGACCGGTACAGGCAAGAAGAGACGGCGATCAAAGGAGAAACCATCGCCGAGGAGGTCGATCGCAATCCGGGTACCATTCGAAATCAGATGCAGAGCCTGAAGGCCCTGCAGTTAGTCGAAGGGGTCCCGGGCCCGAAAGGCGGCTATCGACCCACGACGAATGCCTTCGAGGCTCTGGAAATCGAACAGATCGATTCGCCGGCCGCAGTGCCCGTACGTCGGAACGGCGACCCGGTCGAGGACGTGAACGTGCAGAACATCGACCTGACGACGGTTTTCAATCCGGATCTCTGCCGGGCCGAGATCGAGGTTCGGGGCTCGATCAAGGACTTCCACGAGGGCGACAGTGTCGCCGTCGGCCCGACCCCGATCTCGAAGCTCCGGGTCGACGGAACCGTGGACGCCAAAGACGAGGCCAAAAACGTGGTTATCCTCAAGATCGAGGACATGATCGCACCGGCCGAGGACCCGGCTCACTGA
- a CDS encoding NAD-dependent epimerase/dehydratase family protein: MQGQRVLVTGGAGFIGSNLANTLAADNEVIVVDDLFLGTAENLIDQVDFRERSVLEDDLPTDVDVLFHLAALSSMQMHEDDPQRGARVNVEGFVNTVEQFVQDGGETVVYATTSSIYGDRTEPSPESMSVEARTGYEASKLARERYAEYYDNYYEDVTMAGLRYFSVYQGMAGGAEGHKGEFANIIAQFADDIANGNSPKIYGDGTQTRDFTHVEDVVDATIRAAENDLSGIFNVGTGTQHSFDTVVEMLNDALGTEVAPEYVENPIPEDIYVHDTLADATRMQEATGWEPSISFEAGIERVCEPYLD; this comes from the coding sequence ATGCAGGGACAACGCGTGCTCGTCACCGGCGGGGCCGGTTTCATCGGGTCGAATCTCGCCAACACGCTCGCCGCGGACAACGAAGTCATCGTCGTCGACGATCTTTTCCTCGGGACTGCGGAGAATCTCATCGATCAGGTCGACTTCCGCGAGCGGAGCGTGCTGGAAGACGATCTTCCGACCGACGTGGACGTGCTCTTCCATCTGGCGGCTCTCTCCTCGATGCAGATGCACGAGGACGACCCACAGCGCGGCGCGCGGGTCAACGTCGAGGGGTTCGTGAACACCGTCGAACAGTTCGTCCAGGACGGCGGCGAGACTGTGGTCTATGCAACGACTTCCTCGATCTACGGCGATCGAACCGAACCCTCCCCCGAATCGATGTCCGTCGAAGCCCGGACCGGCTACGAGGCGTCGAAACTCGCTCGTGAACGCTACGCCGAGTACTACGACAACTACTACGAGGACGTGACGATGGCCGGACTGCGATACTTCTCGGTCTACCAGGGCATGGCCGGCGGCGCGGAGGGCCATAAAGGCGAGTTCGCGAACATCATCGCGCAGTTCGCCGACGATATCGCGAACGGCAATTCGCCGAAGATCTACGGTGATGGAACCCAGACTCGGGATTTCACCCACGTCGAAGACGTGGTCGACGCGACGATCCGGGCCGCCGAAAACGACCTCTCGGGCATCTTCAACGTGGGGACCGGGACACAGCACTCTTTTGACACGGTCGTCGAGATGCTCAACGACGCGCTCGGGACCGAGGTCGCGCCGGAGTACGTCGAGAACCCGATCCCTGAAGACATCTACGTCCACGACACGCTAGCCGACGCGACTCGCATGCAGGAGGCGACCGGCTGGGAGCCGTCCATCTCCTTCGAGGCGGGAATCGAGCGAGTCTGTGAGCCGTATCTGGACTGA